The Streptomyces sp. TLI_105 DNA segment GTCACCGTGGCGACGGCGGTCCTCACGGGCCTGCTCGGCCCGGCCCTCTCGGGGGGCTGGTCCGCCCAGCTGCCCCGGGTGGCGGGCGGCCGGCTGCCCCGGGCGAACGCGCTGGACACGATGACCTTCGGCGCGGCGGCCCTGGCGGGACCGGCCCTCGCGGGCGGGACGGCGGAGGCGCTGGGCGCGCCGACGGCCGTGATCCTCGCGGCGACCCTCATCGCCTCGGCGGCACCTGTGGCGTGGGGGCTCCCCGTGCGGGAGCGGGCCGGGGGCGGACACACCACGCGGGCCCGGGACGCACCGCCCGCTCGGGCCCGGGACGCACGGCCCACGCAGGCCGAGGGCGTGCCGACCACTCGGACCCCGGGCGTACCGCCCACGCAGGCCACGGATGTGCGGACCGCCCCGCCCCCGCTCGCACGTCCGCCCTCGGTGGTCCGCACCTTGGTCTCCGGGACGCGGGCCGTGCTCGGGAATCCTCGTCTCGCCCGGGCGACCCGCACCTCGGTCGTCACCTGTGTCGCCCAGGGCATGCTGACGGCCTGCGTCCCGCTCCTGGGCGAGCGGGTCCTCGGCGGAGCCGGCCGTGGGGCGGTGCTGCTCTCCTGTGCGGCGGTCTCCGCCTTCGTGGCGAACGCCCTGCTCGCCCGGTTCCCGCTCGCCCTCTCTCCCGACGCGCTCGTACGGGCCGGGGCGCTGGTCCAGGCGGCCGCGCCCGCCCTCGCCCTGACGGGCGGGCCCGTGGCGCTGGTGGCCGCCTTCCTCGTCGCGGGCCTCGGCGAAGGCCCCCAGCTCACCGCCCTGTTCGCGGTGCGGCACCGGGAGTCCCCGGAGCATCTGCGCGGTCAGATCTTCACCACCGGCGCCAGCCTCAAGATCACCGGCTTCGCCCTCGGGGCCGCGGCCGCCGGCCCCCTGGCGGCGCGGTCGCTCCCGGCCGCCCTGGCGGCGGCGACGGCCACGGCGCTGCTCGCGGCGGTCGGGGGCGGGCGGGAGCGGACGGACTCGGGGGTCACGCCGTCCGGGCGAGTCCCCGGCTGATCACCAGGCGCTGGATCTGGTTCGTCCCTTCGAAGATCTGCATGATCTTCGCCTCGCGCATGTAGCGCTCGACCGGGAAGTCGCGGGTGTAGCCGTAGCCGCCGAAGACCTGGACGGCGTCCGTGGTGACCTTCATCGCCGTGTCGGTGGCGATGAGCTTGGCCGCGCTGGCCTGACGGCTGAAGGGGCGGCCGAGGTCGCGGCGGCGGGCCGCGTCCAGGTAGGTGGCGCGGGCCGCGTCGACGGCGGCGGCCATGTCGGCGAGGAGGAAGCCGAGGCCCTGGTGGTCGACGATCCGGCGGCCGAAGGTGGTGCGCTCGTTGGCGTACGCCACGGCGGCGTCCAGCGCGGCCTGGGCGAGGCCGGTGGCACAGGCGGCGATGCCGAGGCGGCCGCTGTCGAGGGCGCTGAAGGCGATCTGGAGGCCCTGGCCCTCGTCCCCGATGCGCCGGTCCTCCTCGATGAGGGCGCCGTCCCAGTACGCGGCCGTCGTCGGCACGGCCTGGAGGCCCATCTTGCGCTCGGGGGCGCCGAAGCTCAGGCCCTCGGTGGCGCCGGGGGCGAGGAAGCAGGACACGCCGTGGCTGCCGGGGGCGGTACGGGCGAAGAGGGCGTAGAAGCCGGCCTTGCCGCCGTGGGTGATCCAGGCCTTGGTGCCGGTGACGCGGTAGCCGCTGCCGTCGTCCTGGCGCTCGGCCTTGCAGGTGAGGGCGGCGGCGTCGGAGCCGGCCTGCGGCTCGGAGAGGCTGTAGCCGCCGATGCTCCGGCCCTCCAGCATCGCGGGGAGCCAGCGCTCCTTCTGCTCCGGGGTGCCGAAGGTGTGGAGGGGGTGGCAGGCGAGGGTGTGGACGCTGGTGGCGACGCCGACGGCGGCCCAGCGGGCGGCGAGCTCCTCCAGGACCTGGAGGTAGACCTCGTAGGGCTGGCCTCCGCCGCCGTGCTCCTCGGGGTACGGGAGGCCGAGGAGCCCGGCCTCGCCGAGGGTGGCGAAGAGCCCCTCGGGATAGGTCTCGGCGGCCTCGTGCTCGTCCACCCGAGGAGAGAGCTCCTTGTCGGCGATCTCCCGGGTGAGGGCGATGAGGTCCGCTGCCTCGGGGGTGGGAAGCAGGCGGTCGACATCCATGGCGACTCCAGCGGCGCGCAAAGTGGTACTGGGAAAGGTACTGCAGTACCGCTGAGCGT contains these protein-coding regions:
- a CDS encoding MFS transporter, with amino-acid sequence MRRHDGTGTYLAGALVARVGDESAGPALLLAGFALAGSAGEASALLAGVSLSAALGGPVLGAFLDRAARPGRLLAGALVLYAAGLTLVLAGLGRLPFAVTVATAVLTGLLGPALSGGWSAQLPRVAGGRLPRANALDTMTFGAAALAGPALAGGTAEALGAPTAVILAATLIASAAPVAWGLPVRERAGGGHTTRARDAPPARARDARPTQAEGVPTTRTPGVPPTQATDVRTAPPPLARPPSVVRTLVSGTRAVLGNPRLARATRTSVVTCVAQGMLTACVPLLGERVLGGAGRGAVLLSCAAVSAFVANALLARFPLALSPDALVRAGALVQAAAPALALTGGPVALVAAFLVAGLGEGPQLTALFAVRHRESPEHLRGQIFTTGASLKITGFALGAAAAGPLAARSLPAALAAATATALLAAVGGGRERTDSGVTPSGRVPG
- a CDS encoding acyl-CoA dehydrogenase family protein; protein product: MDVDRLLPTPEAADLIALTREIADKELSPRVDEHEAAETYPEGLFATLGEAGLLGLPYPEEHGGGGQPYEVYLQVLEELAARWAAVGVATSVHTLACHPLHTFGTPEQKERWLPAMLEGRSIGGYSLSEPQAGSDAAALTCKAERQDDGSGYRVTGTKAWITHGGKAGFYALFARTAPGSHGVSCFLAPGATEGLSFGAPERKMGLQAVPTTAAYWDGALIEEDRRIGDEGQGLQIAFSALDSGRLGIAACATGLAQAALDAAVAYANERTTFGRRIVDHQGLGFLLADMAAAVDAARATYLDAARRRDLGRPFSRQASAAKLIATDTAMKVTTDAVQVFGGYGYTRDFPVERYMREAKIMQIFEGTNQIQRLVISRGLARTA